The Acidobacteriota bacterium genome contains a region encoding:
- a CDS encoding outer membrane beta-barrel protein, with amino-acid sequence MNRWINRFAALALVGVVLLVAAAPAAAQGLWYKEVEKDGRIYVFNSSAGFQSWEKSGEIGNKAVTMIGNGPNGETVVAENETAIDMYNFKHDRPGYNRPAPKPAAPAAPPTVLRWGSEGELKFGLLLQAWYVTDDSPLAIPTGTTTSSTLGNFVGANTFRLRRSEIKLNGKVNKDWAFEVMFDPAKAIVSNAAATNNNTNDAKILQDLAVTYTGFKGWELSLGQKKITMTEEGVRSSSELDFPERSQIVRAVSDRREAGFFVKGDVVEPVTLYGSITNGTASNTLDDSNDTVNMCGRVDLKLVKGLIFGGSGCKSAGEAAAHTTRSRVGGHARFNGGAAFPLVAEAEYIYAQDGQAGPPSILRRSGWYAQALYTIMDRVQIGGRYDIITTNLDAQDGTNGVTQKDSQTKTWTFGAHWLPLGHDKYKNLSLKLDYFIVQQDNRVINGALSDSYNQFVLAAQVAF; translated from the coding sequence ATGAACCGCTGGATCAACCGCTTCGCCGCACTCGCCCTCGTGGGCGTCGTGCTCCTGGTGGCCGCGGCGCCCGCCGCCGCCCAGGGCCTCTGGTACAAGGAGGTCGAGAAGGACGGCCGGATCTACGTCTTCAACTCGTCCGCGGGCTTCCAGTCCTGGGAGAAGAGCGGCGAGATCGGCAACAAGGCCGTCACGATGATCGGGAACGGCCCGAACGGGGAAACCGTCGTCGCCGAGAACGAGACCGCGATCGACATGTACAACTTCAAGCACGACCGGCCGGGCTACAACCGGCCGGCGCCGAAGCCGGCCGCCCCGGCCGCGCCCCCGACCGTCCTGCGCTGGGGCAGCGAGGGCGAGCTGAAGTTCGGCCTGCTCCTCCAGGCGTGGTACGTCACGGACGACTCACCGCTTGCGATCCCGACGGGCACCACGACGAGCTCGACGCTCGGAAACTTCGTCGGCGCGAACACGTTCCGTCTGCGGCGCTCCGAGATCAAGCTCAACGGCAAGGTGAACAAGGACTGGGCCTTCGAGGTCATGTTCGACCCCGCCAAGGCCATCGTGTCCAACGCGGCGGCGACGAACAACAACACGAACGACGCCAAGATCCTCCAGGACCTCGCGGTCACGTACACAGGCTTCAAGGGCTGGGAGCTCTCCCTCGGTCAGAAGAAAATCACGATGACTGAAGAGGGCGTCCGCTCCTCGTCCGAGCTCGATTTCCCCGAGCGCTCGCAGATCGTCCGCGCCGTCTCCGACCGCCGCGAAGCCGGCTTCTTCGTGAAGGGCGACGTCGTCGAGCCCGTCACGCTCTACGGCTCCATCACGAACGGCACGGCGTCGAACACGCTCGACGACTCGAACGACACGGTCAACATGTGCGGGCGCGTGGACCTCAAGCTCGTCAAGGGCCTCATCTTCGGCGGCTCGGGCTGCAAGAGCGCCGGCGAGGCCGCGGCGCACACGACCCGCTCGCGCGTCGGCGGGCATGCCCGGTTCAACGGCGGCGCCGCTTTCCCGCTCGTCGCCGAGGCCGAGTACATCTACGCCCAGGATGGCCAGGCCGGCCCGCCCTCCATCCTGCGCCGCAGCGGCTGGTACGCGCAGGCGCTCTACACGATCATGGACCGGGTCCAGATCGGCGGGCGGTACGACATCATCACGACGAACCTCGACGCGCAGGACGGCACGAACGGCGTCACGCAGAAAGACTCGCAGACCAAGACGTGGACGTTCGGCGCCCACTGGCTCCCGCTCGGCCACGACAAGTACAAGAACCTGAGCCTGAAGCTCGACTACTTCATCGTCCAGCAGGACAACCGCGTCATCAACGGGGCGCTGAGCGACAGCTACAACCAGTTCGTTCTCGCCGCGCAGGTCGCCTTCTAA
- a CDS encoding TonB-dependent receptor, with protein sequence MTPSPRSVLRVVVLVLAAATAGGALAQSQATTGVIEGIVSDSGGAPLPGVAVAIRNTATNFEKTTVTGSDGRFRGLALPLGPYRVTATLKGFATLVREGLDLGVGQTINLTLPLTLSQKAEAITVTAAAPVIETARTEGSVQIGTEAIKGLPSNGRNFLDFTKLTPGVSIVQGPDGDELTVNGQKGIQNNVSVDGADFNNPFFGEQRGGQRPAFTFNMDAVKEVVVVSDGANAEFGRASAGFVNVVTKSGTNEIHGSVHGFYKDQGLSSAAVKADGSSAEKYDFSQLQTGFTLGGPFIKDKLFFFTAFDYQKGKSTKQTDPTRIDPALVSYFASVGAPGQNGPSTARTTPASSSGRSTGRSTTSTSLPSGTTTRGPSRRTARSTSTRGRRARTRSSRTTRTP encoded by the coding sequence ATGACGCCTTCACCGCGTAGCGTTCTCCGTGTAGTCGTCCTCGTCCTCGCGGCCGCAACGGCCGGCGGCGCTCTGGCCCAGTCCCAGGCCACGACGGGCGTGATCGAAGGCATCGTGTCCGACTCCGGGGGCGCCCCACTGCCCGGAGTGGCAGTTGCGATCCGGAACACGGCGACGAACTTCGAGAAGACGACCGTCACCGGCTCGGACGGCCGCTTCCGGGGCCTCGCGCTCCCGCTCGGGCCCTACCGCGTCACGGCGACGCTGAAGGGCTTTGCGACGCTCGTGCGTGAGGGCCTCGACCTCGGCGTCGGCCAGACGATCAACCTCACGCTCCCGCTCACGCTCTCCCAGAAGGCCGAGGCCATCACCGTGACGGCCGCGGCGCCGGTCATCGAGACGGCGCGCACGGAAGGCTCCGTGCAGATCGGCACGGAGGCGATCAAGGGCCTCCCGAGCAACGGCCGCAACTTCCTCGACTTCACGAAGCTGACGCCCGGCGTCTCGATCGTGCAGGGTCCCGACGGCGACGAGCTGACCGTCAACGGCCAGAAGGGCATCCAGAACAACGTCTCCGTCGACGGGGCCGACTTCAACAACCCGTTCTTCGGCGAGCAGCGCGGCGGCCAGCGGCCGGCCTTCACGTTCAACATGGACGCGGTGAAGGAGGTCGTCGTCGTCTCGGACGGCGCGAACGCCGAGTTCGGCCGCGCGTCCGCGGGCTTCGTGAACGTCGTGACGAAGTCCGGCACGAACGAGATCCACGGAAGCGTCCACGGCTTCTACAAGGACCAGGGCCTCTCGTCGGCGGCCGTGAAGGCGGACGGCTCCTCGGCCGAGAAGTACGACTTCAGCCAGCTGCAGACCGGCTTCACGCTCGGCGGGCCGTTCATCAAGGACAAGCTCTTCTTCTTCACGGCCTTCGACTACCAGAAGGGCAAGTCGACGAAGCAGACGGACCCGACCCGCATCGACCCGGCGCTCGTGTCGTACTTTGCGTCGGTCGGGGCGCCCGGCCAGAACGGCCCATCGACCGCACGAACGACGCCCGCGTCTTCCTCGGGAAGATCGACTGGGCGATCAACGACAAGCACCTCGCTACCGTCCGGTACAACTACACGTGGTCCGAGCAGGAGAACGGCACGTTCGACGTCGACCCGTGGGCGACGAGCTCGAACGCGATCGAGCAGGACAACTCGAACTCCGTGA
- a CDS encoding DUF4833 domain-containing protein, with translation MKALLALLLAFLAASPARADETCGPLFVIARSLNANVVLYEAHFRADGTLDPEKPLTATWRLDAQDGRREGLNFVERIRAYGIDVTAIGQTDAWRVKVRALPTRPLVLHAGTGCPFVTAEVDGRTVILRRVYVTATGGLLPKVASVELTGVDRETALPVSERFTP, from the coding sequence GTGAAGGCGCTCCTTGCTCTCCTGCTCGCGTTCCTCGCCGCCTCGCCCGCCCGCGCGGACGAGACGTGCGGCCCGCTGTTCGTGATCGCGCGGAGCCTCAACGCGAACGTCGTCCTCTACGAGGCGCATTTCAGGGCCGACGGCACGCTGGACCCCGAGAAGCCCCTGACCGCCACGTGGCGGCTCGACGCGCAGGACGGCCGCCGCGAGGGCCTCAACTTCGTCGAGCGGATCAGGGCCTACGGCATCGACGTCACGGCGATCGGACAAACCGATGCGTGGCGCGTGAAGGTCCGGGCGCTGCCGACCCGGCCGCTCGTCCTCCATGCGGGGACCGGCTGCCCGTTCGTCACGGCCGAAGTCGACGGCCGTACCGTGATCCTCCGCCGCGTCTACGTGACCGCAACGGGCGGCCTTCTCCCGAAAGTCGCGTCCGTCGAGCTCACGGGCGTGGACCGCGAGACGGCTCTCCCCGTCTCCGAACGCTTCACGCCCTGA
- a CDS encoding cyclic nucleotide-binding domain-containing protein — translation MSETIDLFRNAEETETHPAGHVIFEEGDPGHAMYAVQAGEVDLVVHGNVVETVGAGGIFGEMSLLLEGHRRSATAVAKTDCRLAPVTERRFNFLVQQTPMFALQVMRIIAGRLMRMDARL, via the coding sequence ATGAGCGAGACGATCGACCTGTTCCGCAACGCGGAGGAAACCGAAACGCATCCGGCCGGCCACGTGATTTTTGAGGAGGGAGACCCCGGGCACGCGATGTACGCGGTGCAGGCCGGCGAGGTCGACCTCGTCGTGCACGGCAACGTCGTCGAGACGGTCGGGGCCGGCGGGATCTTCGGCGAGATGTCGCTTCTGCTCGAGGGACACCGCCGCAGCGCCACGGCGGTCGCGAAGACCGACTGCCGGTTGGCTCCCGTGACGGAGCGGCGGTTCAACTTCCTCGTTCAACAGACCCCGATGTTCGCTCTCCAGGTCATGCGGATCATCGCGGGGCGCCTGATGCGGATGGACGCGCGGCTCTAA
- a CDS encoding glycosyltransferase: MTLTLALLVLAAAGGLMTTFQTGLVLRFLGRKRPFAPGPRERAASAFRPDGSTATPRVSVLKPLCGLDDGLEQNLASFASLTGVSYEVILSAARADDPAVAVARKVIRRFPATAFRLVVGGGTGVALANPKVDRLVAASREARGEILLVSDSNVRVHPGDVARIAAAFDDPEVGCVSSLFTGSEARSFGAVVESLHLLTFVLPGAVIAEFGGVPCVVGKSMALSRRALDAIGGFAAFVDVLAEDQAIGCAVRDAGLKVALSPVVVRNVTTHRPLERALARQVRWGKIRFAFSKLTYTGELLLNPFPIALLACAAAALLAPRALTPAALLAGALLLLRLLQGFALAQATHADHSAGQLLLLPVKDVLQLFTQVAPYLSKEVDWQGHRARLGPGTLLLPSRAV; encoded by the coding sequence ATGACGCTCACGCTCGCCCTCCTCGTCCTCGCCGCCGCGGGCGGCCTCATGACGACGTTCCAGACCGGCCTCGTCCTGCGTTTTCTCGGGAGAAAGCGCCCTTTCGCGCCGGGCCCGCGGGAGCGGGCCGCGAGCGCTTTCCGGCCGGACGGTTCCACGGCGACGCCCCGGGTCTCGGTTCTCAAGCCGCTGTGCGGGCTTGACGACGGCCTCGAACAGAACCTCGCGTCGTTCGCCTCGCTGACGGGCGTCTCGTACGAAGTGATCTTGTCGGCGGCCCGCGCGGACGACCCCGCCGTGGCGGTCGCGCGCAAGGTCATCCGGCGCTTCCCGGCGACGGCCTTCCGCCTCGTCGTCGGCGGCGGGACGGGCGTCGCCCTCGCGAACCCCAAGGTCGACCGCCTCGTCGCCGCCTCGCGCGAGGCCCGCGGCGAGATCCTCCTCGTGTCGGATTCCAACGTCCGCGTCCATCCCGGCGACGTCGCGAGGATCGCCGCGGCGTTCGACGACCCGGAGGTCGGCTGCGTTTCGAGCCTCTTCACGGGGTCGGAGGCCCGCTCGTTCGGCGCGGTCGTCGAAAGCCTGCACCTCCTGACGTTCGTCCTGCCGGGCGCGGTCATCGCCGAGTTCGGCGGCGTGCCGTGCGTCGTCGGCAAGTCGATGGCGCTCTCCCGCCGCGCCCTCGACGCCATCGGCGGCTTCGCGGCGTTCGTCGACGTCCTCGCCGAGGACCAGGCGATCGGCTGCGCCGTGCGCGATGCGGGGCTGAAGGTCGCTCTCAGCCCGGTCGTCGTCCGGAACGTCACGACGCACCGGCCCCTCGAACGCGCCCTTGCGCGCCAGGTGCGCTGGGGCAAGATCCGCTTCGCCTTCTCGAAGCTCACGTACACGGGCGAGCTCCTGCTGAACCCGTTCCCGATCGCCCTCCTCGCCTGCGCGGCCGCCGCCCTTCTCGCCCCGCGAGCCCTCACCCCCGCGGCTCTCCTCGCAGGCGCCCTCCTCCTTCTCCGCCTCCTGCAGGGCTTCGCCCTTGCACAGGCGACGCACGCGGATCACTCCGCCGGGCAGCTCCTGCTCCTGCCGGTCAAGGACGTCCTCCAGCTCTTCACGCAGGTCGCGCCATACCTCTCGAAAGAGGTCGACTGGCAGGGCCACCGGGCGCGACTCGGCCCCGGGACGCTCCTCCTGCCCTCCCGGGCTGTTTAG
- a CDS encoding phosphotransferase, translating into MLLADFHIHSTWSDGRLAIPEIVDAFGRTGHDAIAITDHVVNEDSLLGKIAHSCRLSITKDNWDAYRAEIERETKRAWDEYRMVVLPGVELTRNALTGRRSAHALALNLDRFVSADGPVEEMLTRAREAGAITVACHPNEQSDWFANTYYLWNRRKEVAELVDLWELACRWDLFPQVSRARLPYLGNSDFHDTPHLWAWKTLMQCEKTPEAVVATLRSGLGLGVTRLLAPAPKAVRTPSETQPLEPCTVIPGFIHPAAA; encoded by the coding sequence ATGCTCCTGGCCGACTTCCACATCCACTCCACCTGGTCGGACGGGCGGCTCGCCATCCCGGAGATCGTCGACGCGTTCGGACGCACGGGCCACGACGCCATCGCCATCACGGACCACGTCGTCAACGAGGACTCCCTTCTCGGAAAGATCGCCCACTCCTGCAGGCTCTCGATCACGAAGGACAACTGGGACGCGTACCGGGCCGAGATCGAACGCGAGACGAAAAGGGCCTGGGACGAGTACCGCATGGTCGTCCTCCCCGGCGTCGAGCTCACGCGCAACGCGCTCACGGGCAGGCGTTCGGCCCACGCCCTCGCCCTGAACCTCGACCGCTTCGTCTCCGCCGACGGGCCCGTCGAGGAGATGCTCACGCGGGCGCGGGAGGCCGGCGCGATCACCGTGGCCTGCCACCCGAACGAGCAGTCGGACTGGTTCGCGAACACGTACTACCTCTGGAACCGCCGCAAGGAGGTCGCCGAGCTCGTCGACCTCTGGGAGCTCGCCTGCCGCTGGGACCTCTTCCCGCAGGTCTCCCGCGCGCGCCTCCCGTACCTCGGGAACAGCGACTTCCACGACACGCCCCACCTCTGGGCCTGGAAGACGCTCATGCAGTGCGAGAAGACTCCCGAAGCCGTCGTCGCGACGCTGCGCTCGGGCCTCGGCCTCGGGGTGACCCGCCTCCTCGCTCCGGCACCGAAGGCCGTACGCACTCCGAGTGAGACCCAGCCCCTCGAACCCTGCACCGTGATTCCCGGCTTCATTCACCCGGCGGCCGCGTGA